In Amphiprion ocellaris isolate individual 3 ecotype Okinawa chromosome 3, ASM2253959v1, whole genome shotgun sequence, one genomic interval encodes:
- the LOC111574135 gene encoding overexpressed in colon carcinoma 1 protein, whose product MGCGNSSATSTSGGGPAEASKDVTEDPSAEDEKRRNYGGVYVGLPADLTTVAASQSKSTHKD is encoded by the exons ATGGGTTGTGGCAATTCCTCAGCCACCAGCACCTCAGGAGGGG GGCCAGCAGAAGCCTCCAAAGATGT GACAGAAGATCCTTCAGCAGAAGATGAGAAAAGAAG gAACTATGGTGGTGTATATGTAGGTCTACCAGCAGACCTGACCACTGTGGCTGCTAGTCAGTCCAAGTCTACACACAAAG ACTAG